The Pseudomonadota bacterium genome includes a region encoding these proteins:
- a CDS encoding phage tail protein: MAAPTFPVNTHRHDPYRTFKFQVLIDGQPVAGLRKMTALKKTTETVKWRTAGDPSHERVMPGGTSFEAVTLEQGLTHDPVFENWANLVNNIEGDAAMSLKNFRKDIVINVLNLQGQVAISYRLFRAWVSEFQALPDLDAGTMNTVGIQSIKLEHEGWQRDTGVSEPTES, encoded by the coding sequence ATGGCCGCACCCACATTTCCTGTCAATACCCATCGTCACGATCCGTATCGGACCTTCAAATTTCAGGTTTTGATCGACGGACAACCGGTCGCCGGTCTAAGGAAAATGACCGCATTGAAAAAGACCACCGAGACCGTAAAATGGCGCACCGCGGGGGATCCTTCTCACGAACGGGTGATGCCGGGCGGCACCAGTTTCGAAGCCGTGACCCTGGAACAGGGTCTCACCCACGACCCGGTGTTCGAGAACTGGGCGAACCTGGTCAACAACATCGAAGGCGATGCGGCGATGTCACTTAAGAACTTTCGTAAAGACATCGTCATAAACGTATTGAATTTGCAAGGACAAGTTGCGATTTCTTATCGTCTTTTCCGGGCGTGGGTGTCTGAGTTTCAGGCTTTGCCGGATCTGGACGCGGGCACCATGAACACCGTGGGCATTCAATCCATCAAGCTCGAACACGAGGGCTGGCAGCGCGATACGGGCGTGTCCGAACCGACTGAAAGCTGA
- a CDS encoding phage tail sheath subtilisin-like domain-containing protein has protein sequence MPSYLHPGVYVEEIPSGSKPIEGVATSVAAFVGYTVKGPLGEPTRINKWDDYASRFGGIRDLGQQAAGDPMGHAVAAFFRNGGTTAYIVRITKDWTDDLVKDATAAVGYLDYPLAGDTDHVLAFTAINEGVWGNGLVVQMAANATDSAAYDVEIGRKDADGVFSASESFFALSMDPNNPRYIKGVVNGASELVSVALLDADDVTLPTDSFLGTSVSGDLTGASLDFTAASEVDRTLEVALDGQPPLNVVLEAVDYSGDLSALAARIQAQVRGASAAERRANFTCVVEGTALVLTSGSRKPESAVVVSPAVGPAAILLLGETNGGTEITGEQTASTEATLAGGADGSQPGTADYQAVFTAFLKYRDINILCLPGQSWAANGSGNAVISSAIAHAEKTKSRVVIVDPPVDEEFTTEKQVSDMRLPTSTYSALYYPWIKASNPYYSADSNPNAPKTVLVPPCGVAAGMWSKIDGRRGVWKAPAGVETGLLGVSGLQYTVEDAEQGVLNPLGVNCLRSLPNFGSVVWGARTLATKADPEWRYVPVRRTAIMIEQSIYNGIQWSVFEPNDHRLWSALRTNIDSFMNGLYRSGAFQGEKASDAYFVRCGLGDTMTQGDIDRGQVIVIVGFAPLKPAEFVIVRIQQKIGQQ, from the coding sequence ATGCCCAGCTATCTTCACCCCGGCGTGTACGTCGAAGAGATCCCGAGCGGATCCAAGCCCATTGAAGGCGTTGCGACCTCGGTCGCGGCTTTCGTCGGTTACACGGTGAAAGGCCCGCTCGGTGAACCGACGCGCATCAACAAATGGGACGACTACGCCAGTCGATTCGGTGGAATTCGCGATCTGGGACAGCAAGCTGCGGGCGATCCCATGGGTCATGCCGTTGCGGCGTTTTTTCGCAATGGGGGCACCACCGCCTATATCGTTCGCATCACCAAAGATTGGACTGACGATTTGGTGAAGGACGCGACGGCCGCGGTGGGATACCTAGACTACCCGCTGGCGGGCGACACCGATCATGTGCTGGCGTTCACCGCGATCAACGAAGGTGTTTGGGGCAACGGTTTGGTGGTCCAGATGGCAGCTAATGCCACCGATTCAGCGGCCTACGACGTCGAGATCGGTCGAAAGGATGCCGATGGCGTGTTCAGCGCCAGCGAGAGCTTTTTTGCCTTGAGCATGGATCCGAATAATCCGCGTTACATCAAGGGCGTTGTTAACGGGGCCTCGGAACTGGTCAGTGTGGCCCTCCTCGACGCAGACGATGTCACGCTGCCGACGGATTCGTTTCTGGGCACCAGCGTCAGTGGTGACCTCACCGGCGCCAGCCTGGATTTCACCGCCGCCAGTGAGGTGGACCGCACGCTGGAAGTGGCGTTGGATGGACAGCCACCTTTGAACGTGGTGTTGGAAGCGGTCGATTACAGCGGCGATTTGTCGGCATTGGCGGCGCGCATTCAAGCGCAGGTCCGCGGTGCCTCGGCCGCCGAACGCCGCGCCAATTTCACCTGCGTGGTCGAGGGTACCGCCTTGGTGTTGACCTCCGGTTCACGCAAGCCCGAGTCAGCGGTGGTGGTCAGTCCGGCTGTGGGGCCCGCCGCCATATTGCTGCTCGGTGAGACCAACGGTGGTACCGAGATCACCGGCGAACAAACCGCCAGTACCGAGGCCACCTTGGCGGGCGGTGCCGATGGCAGCCAACCCGGCACGGCGGATTACCAAGCCGTGTTTACGGCATTTTTGAAATACCGCGATATCAACATTCTGTGTCTGCCCGGCCAGAGCTGGGCCGCCAATGGCAGCGGCAACGCGGTGATCAGTAGCGCCATTGCCCACGCCGAAAAGACCAAGAGCCGGGTGGTGATCGTCGATCCGCCGGTTGACGAGGAATTCACCACCGAAAAGCAAGTCAGCGATATGCGGCTGCCCACATCGACCTATTCGGCGCTCTACTATCCGTGGATTAAAGCCAGCAACCCGTACTACAGCGCCGACAGCAACCCCAACGCCCCGAAAACGGTTTTGGTTCCCCCGTGCGGCGTCGCCGCGGGCATGTGGTCCAAGATCGACGGTCGGCGGGGTGTGTGGAAAGCGCCGGCGGGTGTGGAAACCGGTTTGTTGGGGGTTTCCGGTTTGCAGTACACCGTCGAAGATGCCGAGCAAGGGGTACTCAATCCGCTGGGCGTCAATTGCCTGCGCTCCCTGCCCAACTTCGGCTCGGTGGTCTGGGGTGCACGCACCTTGGCTACCAAGGCCGATCCGGAATGGCGTTATGTGCCGGTCCGGAGGACAGCGATCATGATCGAGCAGAGTATTTACAACGGCATTCAGTGGTCGGTGTTCGAGCCCAACGACCATCGTCTTTGGTCGGCCCTTAGAACCAATATCGACTCGTTCATGAACGGCCTGTATCGATCGGGTGCGTTTCAGGGCGAAAAAGCGTCCGATGCCTACTTCGTGCGTTGCGGCCTGGGCGACACCATGACCCAGGGTGACATCGACCGCGGCCAGGTGATCGTGATCGTCGGCTTCGCGCCGCTGAAGCCGGCCGAGTTCGTGATCGTCCGCATTCAACAAAAAATTGGTCAGCAGTAA